One genomic region from Anabaena sp. PCC 7108 encodes:
- the aroF gene encoding 3-deoxy-7-phosphoheptulonate synthase encodes MIIVMKVGSPQAEIDRLSEELSSWGLTPEKIIGQHKVVIGLVGETANLDPLRIQETSQWIEQVLRVEVPYKRVSRQFRHGQASEVVVNTPDGDVVFSEIHPLVVVAGPCSVENEEMIVETALRVKAAGAKFLRGGAYKPRTSPYAFQGHGESALELLAKAREVSGLGIITEVMDTEDLEKIGEVADVIQVGARNMQNFSMLKKVGAQPKPVLLKRGMAATIEDWLMAAEYILAAGNPNVILCERGIRTFDRQYTRNTLDLSVVPVLRKLTHLPIMIDPSHGVGWSEFVPSMAMAAIAAGTDSLMIEVHPNPAKALSDGPQSLTPDRFDKLMPELAVIAKVMGR; translated from the coding sequence ATGATTATTGTTATGAAAGTAGGTTCCCCACAAGCAGAAATAGACCGTCTGAGCGAGGAACTAAGTAGCTGGGGATTAACACCAGAAAAAATTATCGGACAGCATAAAGTAGTAATTGGTTTAGTGGGTGAGACAGCTAACTTAGACCCTTTACGAATTCAGGAAACCAGTCAATGGATTGAGCAAGTCCTACGGGTGGAAGTACCCTACAAACGGGTAAGCCGCCAATTCCGTCATGGTCAAGCTTCTGAGGTAGTAGTTAATACTCCTGATGGGGATGTTGTGTTTAGCGAAATTCATCCATTGGTAGTGGTCGCAGGTCCTTGTTCTGTGGAAAATGAGGAAATGATTGTCGAGACGGCACTGCGTGTAAAAGCTGCTGGTGCTAAGTTTTTACGTGGTGGTGCATACAAACCCCGGACTTCACCTTACGCTTTTCAAGGTCATGGTGAAAGTGCTTTGGAATTGTTAGCGAAAGCGAGAGAAGTGAGTGGACTCGGCATTATTACCGAAGTAATGGATACAGAAGACTTGGAGAAAATAGGGGAAGTTGCGGATGTGATTCAAGTGGGGGCGAGAAATATGCAAAATTTCTCCATGCTCAAAAAAGTTGGGGCGCAACCAAAACCAGTTCTTTTAAAACGAGGTATGGCGGCCACAATTGAAGATTGGTTAATGGCGGCTGAGTATATTTTGGCTGCGGGTAATCCTAATGTGATTTTGTGTGAACGGGGAATTAGAACTTTTGACCGTCAATATACGCGAAATACCCTAGATTTATCGGTTGTGCCGGTGTTGCGAAAACTGACCCATTTACCGATTATGATTGATCCTAGTCATGGTGTCGGTTGGTCTGAGTTTGTACCTTCGATGGCAATGGCGGCGATCGCAGCTGGTACAGATTCCCTGATGATAGAAGTACATCCCAATCCTGCCAAAGCTTTATCTGATGGACCCCAATCTTTAACCCCAGACCGATTTGATAAGTTGATGCCAGAATTAGCAGTTATAGCTAAAGTCATGGGACGCTGA
- a CDS encoding DUF1517 domain-containing protein has product MRDRLNRMMGKTRYVVCRLFLHLNGGEVAPILGTLNRAAREAIDADGDLEVLGEELVKICQSLLQYDEYWTSAANEGDVFWSEGEAGDYVNELFTDSAQRYLSEPDFSSASSFDEPLSIPVTRNVVIMLTVAYEGEVPELEADLSNIQALKEGLKAFINLHYKHKLRAIQVHFSPAQLGDELTNDQLLQYFPELIPL; this is encoded by the coding sequence ATGCGCGATCGCTTAAATCGAATGATGGGTAAAACTCGCTATGTCGTCTGTCGTCTATTCCTGCATTTAAACGGGGGTGAAGTAGCACCAATTTTGGGAACCCTAAATCGTGCCGCACGGGAAGCAATTGATGCTGATGGCGATTTGGAAGTTTTGGGAGAAGAATTAGTCAAAATCTGCCAAAGCTTACTCCAATATGATGAATACTGGACTTCAGCCGCTAATGAAGGCGATGTATTTTGGAGTGAAGGTGAAGCAGGAGATTATGTCAACGAATTATTTACCGACTCCGCGCAGAGATATCTGAGTGAGCCAGATTTTAGTTCAGCCTCTAGTTTTGATGAACCTTTATCTATTCCTGTCACCCGCAACGTAGTTATCATGCTGACAGTGGCTTATGAAGGCGAAGTCCCAGAATTAGAAGCAGACCTTTCTAATATTCAGGCGCTGAAGGAAGGCTTGAAAGCTTTCATCAATCTGCACTACAAGCATAAACTCCGAGCCATCCAAGTACATTTTTCACCAGCCCAGTTAGGTGACGAACTGACTAATGATCAGTTATTGCAGTATTTTCCGGAATTGATTCCTTTGTAA